One region of Bradyrhizobium betae genomic DNA includes:
- a CDS encoding DNA-3-methyladenine glycosylase has protein sequence MAPASKTSTPRLGKALKRGFFARDVREVAVDLIGATMLVDGVGGIIVEVEAYHHTEPAAHSYNGPTPRNQVMFGPPGFAYVYRSYGIHWCVNFVCEAEGSAAAVLIRALEPTHGLAAMRRRRHAVDVHALCSGPGKLTEALGITIAHNALPLDRPPIALHARTEDVEVVAGIRIGITKAVALPWRYGVKGSKYLSKPFPK, from the coding sequence ATGGCTCCAGCATCGAAGACTTCCACACCGCGGCTCGGCAAGGCCCTGAAGCGTGGCTTTTTCGCCCGCGACGTCCGCGAGGTCGCGGTCGACCTGATCGGCGCGACCATGCTGGTCGATGGCGTCGGCGGGATCATCGTCGAGGTCGAGGCCTATCATCATACCGAGCCGGCCGCGCATTCCTACAACGGGCCGACGCCCCGGAACCAGGTGATGTTCGGCCCGCCCGGCTTTGCCTATGTCTACCGCTCCTACGGTATCCATTGGTGCGTGAACTTCGTCTGCGAGGCGGAAGGCTCGGCCGCCGCCGTCCTGATCCGCGCGCTGGAGCCGACTCATGGCCTGGCGGCGATGCGCCGCCGCCGCCATGCGGTCGATGTGCACGCGCTGTGCTCGGGCCCGGGCAAGCTGACGGAGGCGCTGGGCATCACCATCGCGCATAACGCCCTGCCGCTGGACCGTCCGCCGATCGCACTGCATGCGCGCACGGAAGACGTCGAGGTCGTAGCCGGCATCCGGATCGGCATCACCAAGGCCGTCGCGCTGCCCTGGCGCTACGGCGTCAAGGGCTCGAAATACCTCAGCAAGCCGTTTCCGAAGTAG
- a CDS encoding valine--tRNA ligase, with amino-acid sequence MIEKNYQPADIEARMSVVWEDSLAFKAGRPDRRDAVPFTIVIPPPNVTGSLHMGHALNNTLQDILCRFERMRGRDVLWQPGTDHAGIATQMVVERQLIERQQPSRREMGREKFLERVWQWKAESGDTIINQLKRLGASCDWSRERFTMDEGLSKAVIKVFVELHRDGLIYKDKRLVNWDTKLLTAISDLEVQQTEVKGHLWYLRYPIEGKTFNPEDPATFIVVATTRPETMLGDTGVAVHPEDERYQKLVGKNIVLPLVGRKVQIVADDYSDPEKGSGAVKVTPAHDFNDFEVGNRHGLRRISVLDKEGCLDLVDNEDYLRDLPEGASQFAEEFHKVDRFVARKRIVERLESFGFVERIEPHTHMVPHGDRSNTVIEPYLTDQWYVDAKTLAKPAIAAVRSGETSFVPKNWEKTYFEWMENIQPWCISRQLWWGHQIPAWYGPDGKVFVAETEEEAVSHALGYYVEQEVITVEQGREMALDRNKREGFITRDEDVLDTWFSSALWPFSTLGWPADAPEVQRYYPTNALVTGFDIIFFWVARMMMMGLHFMKEVPFSTIYIHALVRDEKGAKMSKSKGNVIDPLSLIDEYGADALRFTLAAMAAQGRDIKLATSRVEGYRNFATKLWNASRFAEMNHCAVPEGFEPAKAKETLNRWIAHESAHTTREVTEAIEAYRFNDAAGAIYRFVWNVYCDWYVELAKPVLLGPDSPAKDETRAMVAWARDEILKLLHPFMPFITEELWEVTAKRDGLLALAEWPLKQSAPTPEQLAMLAAAAGPTDPLISPALIMPIFDHADFTDPKAEAEIGWVIDLVTQIRSVRAEMNIPPATLTALVLAGASAETKERAPRWTDVIKRMARLSEISFADRAPDGAVQLLVRGEVAALPLKGVIDVAAERTRLDKEIAKADADIKRAESKLSNEKFVANAAEEVVEEEREKREAALARKAKLLEALERLKQAS; translated from the coding sequence ATGATCGAGAAAAATTACCAGCCCGCCGATATCGAAGCCCGCATGTCCGTCGTGTGGGAGGACAGCCTTGCCTTCAAGGCCGGCCGTCCCGACCGCCGCGACGCGGTGCCCTTTACCATCGTGATCCCGCCGCCGAACGTGACGGGCTCGCTGCACATGGGGCACGCCCTCAACAACACGCTGCAGGACATCCTGTGCCGGTTCGAGCGCATGCGCGGCCGCGACGTGCTGTGGCAGCCCGGGACCGACCATGCCGGCATCGCCACCCAGATGGTGGTCGAGCGGCAGCTGATCGAGCGCCAGCAGCCTAGCCGCCGCGAGATGGGCCGCGAGAAGTTTCTGGAGCGGGTCTGGCAGTGGAAGGCCGAGAGCGGCGACACCATCATCAACCAGCTCAAGCGGCTCGGTGCCTCCTGCGACTGGTCGCGCGAGCGCTTCACCATGGACGAGGGCCTGTCCAAGGCCGTCATCAAGGTGTTCGTCGAGCTGCATCGCGACGGACTGATCTACAAGGACAAGCGGCTGGTGAACTGGGACACCAAGCTCTTGACCGCGATCTCCGATCTCGAAGTGCAGCAGACCGAGGTGAAGGGCCACCTCTGGTATCTGCGCTATCCGATCGAGGGCAAGACCTTCAACCCCGAGGATCCCGCGACCTTCATCGTCGTCGCCACGACGCGCCCCGAAACCATGCTCGGCGATACCGGCGTGGCCGTGCATCCCGAGGATGAGCGCTATCAGAAGCTGGTCGGCAAGAACATCGTCCTGCCGCTGGTCGGCCGCAAGGTCCAGATCGTCGCCGACGATTATTCCGATCCGGAGAAGGGCTCGGGCGCGGTCAAGGTGACGCCTGCGCACGACTTCAACGACTTCGAGGTCGGCAATCGCCACGGCCTGCGCCGCATCAGCGTGCTCGACAAGGAAGGCTGTCTCGATCTCGTCGACAACGAGGACTATCTGCGCGACCTGCCGGAAGGCGCCTCGCAATTCGCCGAGGAATTTCACAAGGTCGACCGTTTCGTCGCGCGCAAGCGCATCGTCGAGCGTCTGGAGTCGTTCGGCTTCGTCGAGCGGATCGAGCCGCACACCCACATGGTGCCGCATGGCGACCGCTCGAACACCGTGATCGAGCCCTATCTCACGGACCAGTGGTACGTCGACGCCAAGACACTCGCAAAACCGGCGATCGCGGCGGTGCGTTCGGGCGAGACCTCGTTCGTGCCGAAGAACTGGGAAAAGACCTATTTCGAATGGATGGAGAACATCCAGCCCTGGTGCATCTCGCGCCAGCTGTGGTGGGGCCATCAGATTCCCGCCTGGTACGGTCCTGACGGCAAGGTGTTCGTCGCCGAGACCGAGGAAGAGGCCGTCAGCCACGCGCTCGGCTATTACGTCGAGCAGGAGGTCATCACGGTCGAGCAGGGCCGCGAGATGGCGCTCGACCGCAACAAGCGCGAAGGCTTCATCACCCGCGACGAGGACGTGCTCGACACCTGGTTCTCTTCGGCGCTGTGGCCGTTCTCGACACTCGGCTGGCCCGCAGACGCGCCCGAGGTGCAGCGCTACTACCCGACCAATGCGCTGGTGACGGGCTTCGACATCATCTTCTTCTGGGTCGCCCGCATGATGATGATGGGCCTGCACTTCATGAAGGAGGTGCCGTTCTCGACCATCTACATCCACGCCCTCGTCCGCGACGAGAAGGGCGCCAAGATGTCGAAGTCGAAGGGCAACGTCATCGACCCGCTCAGCCTGATCGACGAATATGGTGCGGACGCGCTGCGCTTCACGCTGGCCGCGATGGCGGCGCAGGGCCGCGACATCAAGCTCGCGACGAGCCGCGTCGAGGGTTATCGCAATTTCGCGACAAAACTCTGGAACGCTTCCCGCTTCGCGGAAATGAACCATTGCGCCGTGCCCGAGGGTTTCGAGCCGGCGAAGGCGAAGGAGACACTGAACCGCTGGATCGCGCATGAGAGCGCGCACACCACGCGCGAGGTGACCGAGGCGATCGAGGCCTATCGCTTCAACGATGCTGCCGGCGCGATCTATCGCTTCGTCTGGAACGTCTATTGCGACTGGTATGTCGAGCTCGCAAAGCCCGTGCTGCTGGGCCCCGACAGCCCCGCCAAGGACGAGACCCGCGCCATGGTGGCCTGGGCGCGCGACGAGATCCTGAAGCTGCTGCACCCCTTCATGCCCTTCATCACCGAAGAGTTGTGGGAGGTGACGGCCAAGCGCGACGGCCTGCTGGCGCTGGCGGAGTGGCCGCTGAAGCAGTCTGCGCCAACCCCGGAGCAGCTCGCGATGCTTGCCGCAGCGGCCGGCCCGACCGATCCGCTGATCTCGCCGGCCTTGATCATGCCGATCTTCGACCATGCCGACTTCACCGATCCGAAGGCGGAAGCCGAGATCGGCTGGGTGATCGACCTCGTCACGCAGATCCGCTCGGTGCGCGCCGAAATGAACATCCCGCCGGCAACGCTGACGGCGCTGGTGCTCGCGGGCGCCTCGGCCGAGACGAAGGAGCGCGCGCCGCGCTGGACCGACGTCATCAAGCGGATGGCGCGGTTGTCGGAGATTTCCTTCGCCGACCGCGCACCTGATGGTGCCGTTCAGCTGCTCGTGCGCGGTGAGGTCGCCGCGTTGCCGCTGAAGGGCGTGATCGACGTTGCGGCCGAGCGCACGCGTCTCGACAAGGAAATTGCAAAGGCCGACGCCGACATCAAGCGCGCGGAGTCGAAGCTCTCGAACGAAAAGTTCGTCGCCAACGCGGCCGAGGAGGTCGTCGAGGAGGAGCGCGAAAAGCGCGAGGCGGCGCTGGCCCGCAAGGCCAAGCTGCTCGAGGCGCTGGAGCGGCTGAAGCAGGCGTCGTAG
- a CDS encoding protein-L-isoaspartate O-methyltransferase family protein: MSGFSTARLKMVDGQVRTSDVTDRNVLDAMLTVPREAFVPAARQALAYLDLDLDVSEGAAKRFLIKPQLTGKLLQAAEIGEGDNVLVVGCATGYLAALTARLARQVTATECDSALAAKARDACAGLGLANVTCKAAPCAEGDPAAAPYDVIILNGAAEVMPAGLLGQLREGGRLVGVSAESRPSRAVIVTRTHGEFGHRALFDAAAPVLSGLERAAAFVF, translated from the coding sequence ATGTCCGGTTTTTCGACCGCGCGCCTCAAAATGGTCGATGGCCAGGTGCGCACCAGTGACGTCACTGATCGCAATGTTCTCGATGCCATGCTTACGGTTCCGCGCGAGGCGTTCGTGCCGGCCGCCAGGCAGGCGTTGGCCTATCTCGACCTCGATCTCGATGTGAGCGAAGGCGCAGCCAAGCGCTTCCTGATCAAGCCGCAGTTGACCGGCAAGCTGCTCCAGGCTGCCGAAATCGGCGAGGGAGACAACGTGCTGGTGGTCGGCTGTGCCACGGGATATCTCGCGGCGCTGACGGCCAGGCTTGCCCGGCAGGTCACCGCGACCGAATGCGACTCGGCGCTGGCCGCCAAAGCCAGGGATGCTTGCGCCGGCCTTGGGCTCGCCAACGTCACCTGCAAGGCCGCTCCCTGCGCCGAGGGGGATCCTGCTGCCGCTCCCTATGACGTGATCATCCTCAATGGCGCCGCCGAAGTGATGCCGGCAGGGCTGCTCGGGCAGCTCCGGGAGGGTGGGCGCCTGGTCGGAGTATCTGCCGAATCGAGACCATCGCGGGCCGTGATCGTGACCCGTACCCACGGCGAATTTGGCCATCGGGCGCTGTTCGATGCCGCCGCTCCGGTCCTTTCCGGGCTGGAACGGGCCGCCGCCTTTGTCTTCTGA
- a CDS encoding TolC family outer membrane protein, which yields MHGVKLFTGAAVSVLLLALAGPTPALADTIEAALVRAYQNNPQLNAQRAQVRSTDENVPQALSGYRPKVNMSLSAGNQYQDIQALQKGQGIHGDLQPNSASLTINQTLYNGNQTANRTRAAESQVSGSREALRVLEQTVLLQAATSYMDYLRDSATLEVQRSNVRVLEQTLKQTRDRFNVGEVTRTDVAQSEAQLAAGRTQALTAESNLTTTRANFRRIIGNEPTNLAPGSPVDRFLPSSIASAVNLSLVENPNVTASMFGIDVNYLQVKINEGALLPTVTVQAGVTQAYQQTLTVFRTTTASALATASVPIFQGGAEYALIRQSKENLAQQRLNLETTRDQTRANVVQAWGQLEAGKAQVKSAQAQVTASEIALNGVREEAKAGQRTTLDVLNAQQALVNARVALVTAQHDRVVASYSVLNAVGRLAPQVLGLNTTVYDPSVHYQQVRDSWAGVRTPDGR from the coding sequence ATGCATGGGGTGAAGCTCTTCACCGGAGCTGCGGTTTCGGTCCTGTTGCTGGCGCTTGCTGGGCCGACGCCTGCCTTGGCGGACACGATCGAGGCTGCGCTGGTGCGCGCCTATCAGAACAATCCGCAGCTCAACGCGCAGCGCGCTCAGGTGCGCTCGACCGATGAAAACGTGCCTCAGGCGTTGTCAGGCTATCGCCCCAAGGTCAATATGTCCCTCAGCGCGGGGAATCAGTATCAAGATATCCAGGCGTTGCAGAAGGGCCAGGGGATCCATGGCGACCTTCAGCCTAACAGCGCCAGCCTGACCATCAACCAGACGCTCTACAACGGCAATCAGACCGCCAACAGGACGCGCGCGGCGGAGAGCCAGGTTTCGGGCTCGCGCGAGGCGTTGCGCGTACTCGAGCAGACGGTCCTGCTGCAGGCCGCAACCAGCTACATGGATTATCTGCGCGACTCCGCCACCCTCGAAGTCCAGCGCAGCAACGTGCGCGTGCTCGAACAGACGCTCAAGCAGACCCGCGATCGCTTCAACGTCGGCGAGGTCACGCGCACGGACGTGGCGCAATCCGAAGCGCAGCTGGCGGCCGGCAGGACCCAGGCCTTGACCGCCGAATCGAATTTGACGACGACGCGCGCGAACTTCCGCCGCATCATCGGCAACGAGCCGACGAATCTTGCGCCCGGCTCGCCGGTCGATCGCTTCCTGCCGTCGTCGATCGCCTCCGCGGTCAATCTGAGCCTCGTGGAGAACCCCAACGTCACGGCTTCGATGTTCGGCATCGATGTCAACTATCTCCAGGTCAAGATCAACGAAGGCGCGCTGCTGCCGACGGTCACGGTTCAGGCTGGCGTCACCCAGGCGTATCAGCAGACCCTGACGGTTTTCCGAACCACGACCGCTTCCGCGCTCGCGACAGCCTCCGTGCCGATCTTCCAGGGCGGCGCGGAATATGCGCTCATTCGCCAATCGAAAGAGAATTTGGCGCAGCAACGCCTGAATCTCGAGACCACCCGCGATCAAACCCGCGCCAATGTCGTGCAGGCCTGGGGCCAGTTGGAAGCCGGCAAGGCGCAGGTGAAGTCGGCGCAGGCACAGGTCACGGCGTCCGAGATCGCGCTGAACGGCGTGCGCGAGGAGGCCAAGGCCGGTCAGCGCACCACGCTCGACGTGCTCAATGCGCAGCAGGCGCTGGTGAACGCGCGCGTCGCGCTCGTCACGGCCCAGCATGACCGCGTGGTGGCATCCTATTCGGTGCTCAACGCGGTCGGTCGTCTGGCGCCGCAGGTGCTCGGTCTCAACACCACGGTCTACGATCCCAGCGTGCATTACCAGCAGGTCCGCGATAGCTGGGCCGGCGTGCGTACGCCCGACGGACGCTGA